A genome region from Marasmius oreades isolate 03SP1 chromosome 5, whole genome shotgun sequence includes the following:
- a CDS encoding uncharacterized protein (MEROPS:MER0000408) — MALFKTAAVGLGACHRFLGPDGIRCGSLLLVSTNRPTFFRMTTRSLTVPSTYDHLAGLPVPTSASFVNHNVIQLNSTIQDFTRNTRRSVSKSIVITPESESIFASPNQEIGSEVVLSRPSRCGRYQATLNEIGAGDQKRRFVEVWSKESMLASKEVTDIHGAFYNDDYISTLSFTVSNNAIMYIAEEKNTHPKDSPAYFRYSQSFGEGFPEKKRPTIFIFVWDPKSPDPSEKCTVVPLSMGTSQIFFGQAVFSSNSDTLFATGYEHTLGGRLLGLKGCYNRPSGIWKIQLEENATNKALEATDTPPSSVDCQLLKLTPPDLSCRSPRILLTEHSESLIWLACSTGGAHASTSRLYSLDLTSDVKPEHCRVVVDVVNDIRDRDDGFPGLYPDPSLPPSPFLRIGNREYLVTQSAVTSYYAIVLVSLEDGAVTNLTPSKEGSLYSWVVLCTDGERRVVCARTAPTVPSEVVIGEFDVDSSGKVFVSWKVLQSTISLLSDKIQQKLNQLKVSIVAIPNRHPVETVVIQHVGVEGGKIPAHILVPHGGPHATSIVKFDPTIVGFALEGFNISLPNYTGSLGFGESHVQNLLGKCGTLDVEDCIESLRYLATIGVVEREGGSSKVFVFGGSHGGFLTGHLISRYADTFKAACLLNPVLSPGEISTSDIRDWYWSEFKHEYPIFSSPVGSDGLSSNMVQARSDDNGLMKPELYESLFKLSPIADVEKVKAAVLLCIGGSDKRVAPTQGIDYYHALKTVRARANLPDDDVDMLWFSEDGHPLEGVEASRMVWVRTLEWFTSRL, encoded by the exons ATGGCTCTATTCAAGACGGCAGCGGTAGGACTAGGAGCATGTCATCGCTTTTTAGGGCCGGACGGTATACGTTGTGGGAGCTTGCTCTTGGTCAGCACAAACCGGCCTACGTTTTTTAGAATGACTACAAGAAGTCTTACGGTGCCTTCAACGTACGACCATCTAGCTGGACTCCCCGTCCCAACATCTGCATCCTTTGTAAATCATAACG TAATCCAGCTGAATTCGACCATTCAAGACTTTACCAGAAACACCAGACGCTCTGTATCTAAATCGATTGTTATCACACCGGAGTCCGAGTCGATCTTTGCATCTCCGAATCAAGAAATCGGTAGCGAAGTGGTTCTTTCTAGGCCCTCGAGATGTGGAAGATATCAAGCGACTCTAAATGAGATCGGTGCTGGTGATCAGAAACGACGGTTCGTTGAAGTATGGTCAAAGGAAAGCATGTTAGCGAGCAAGGAGGTTACAGATATCCATGGTGCATTCTACAATGACG ATTACATCTCGACTTTATCTTTCACCGTCTCAAACAATGCCATCATGTATATCGCGGAGGAGAAAAACACACATCCAAAGGATTCCCCGGCTTACTTTCGATACTCCCAATCATTCGGGGAAGGCTTTCCCGAAAAGAAACGACCTACTATATTCATTTTCGTATGGGATCCGAAATCCCCAGATCCCAGCGAAAAATGCACAGTCGTTCCACTATCCATGGGTACATCCCAGATCTTCTTCGGACAGGCCGTGTTTTCATCAAACTCAGATACACTCTTCGCTACCGGGTACGAACATACACTCGGAGGTAGATTATTGGGTTTGAAAGGATGTTACAATCGTCCAAGTGGTATTTGGAAAATCCAGCTCGAGGAAAATGCCACAAACAAAGCTCTGGAAGCAACCGATACCCCACCATCATCTGTCGACTGTCAACTCCTAAAACTTACACCTCCAGATCTATCTTGCCGGTCACCACGTATCCTCCTCACCGAACACTCAGAAAGTTTGATTTGGTTGGCTTGTTCAACTGGTGGAGCACACGCATCAACCTCACGTCTCTACTCTCTCGACCTCACATCTGACGTAAAACCAGAACACTGTCGGGTAGTCGTTGACGTTGTAAACGATATCCGAGATAGAGACGACGGTTTTCCAGGTCTCTATCCCGATCCGTCCCTTCCGCCATCTCCCTTCCTCCGCATCGGAAATCGAGAATATCTGGTTACACAATCGGCGGTCACTTCATACTACGCTATTGTTCTCGTTTCTCTTGAAGACGGTGCCGTGACGAACTTGACGCCTAGTAAGGAAGGGTCTCTATACAGCTGGGTCGTCCTATGTACAGATGGAGAACGAAGAGTTGTCTGTGCCCGAACGGCTCCAACAGTACCTTCCGAAGTCGTCATCGGAGAATTTGATGTCGATAGTTCTGGGAAAGTGTTTGTGTCGTGGAAGGTGCTACAGTCCACCATATCTCTTCTTTCTGATAAAA TTCAACAAAAACTGAACCAGCTCAAAGTGAGCATAGTCGCCATTCCTAATCGGCACCCGGTGGAAACGGTCGTTATTCAACATGTGGGGGTCGAAGGAGGGAAAATACCTGCTCATATTTTGGTGCCTCATGGAGGACCACATGCTACGAGTATTGTGAAGTTTGACCCTACGATCGTCGGTTTTGCCCTTGAAGGCT TTAACATATCACTTCCAAACTACACGGGTTCACTAGGCTTCGGTGAATCGCACGTTCAAAATCTTCTCGGCAAATGCGGTACGCTCGACGTGGAAGATTGTATAGAATCTCTTCGATATCTCGCCACGATCGGGGTAGTAGAACGTGAAGGTGGCTCTTCGAAGGTATTCGTATTCGGTGGAAGTCATGGTGGATTTCTCACTGGTCACT TAATCTCACGATATGCAGACACATTCAAAGCAGCCTGCCTCCTAAACCCTGTCCTCTCTCCTGGTGAAATATCCACTTCTGATATTAGGGACTGGTATTGGTCGGAATTCAAACACGAATATCCGATCTTTTCATCTCCGGTTGGATCAGACGgtctttcatcaaacatggTGCAGGCGCGATCAGACGACAACGGCCTCATGAAACCCGAGCTCTACGAATCCCTATTCAAACTCTCGCCTATAGCAGACGTTGAAAAAGTGAAAGCTGCGGTGTTGCTATGCATTGGGGGGAGTGATAAACGTGTAGCGCCTACACAAGGGATAGACTATTATCATGCGTTGAAGACTGTTAGGGCAAGAGCGAACCTCCCAGATGATGATGTGGATATGTTATGGTTCTCGGAGGACGGTCATCCGTTAGAAGGTGTGGAGGCGAGTAGGATGGTGTGGGTTCGTACTCTTGAATGGTTTACGTCTAGGTTATGA